The proteins below come from a single Mangifera indica cultivar Alphonso chromosome 16, CATAS_Mindica_2.1, whole genome shotgun sequence genomic window:
- the LOC123199094 gene encoding probable leucine-rich repeat receptor-like protein kinase At1g68400: MSSEPFKYPIEDNIGGIPTMTSIKSLILSHNPVGGPIPKSFGKLNELQVLELEGNDLSGNKPVELVDAKELTTILLSKNKLSGNFPKTVMNLKRLQNFNVSRNSMSGRVPHHNAGIPASAFKDNPGLCGSPLPPCKCSIKHELTCCRIEVFNTIHQIDI, encoded by the exons ATG TCTTCAGAACCATTCAAATATCCAATTGAGGACAATATTGGTGGGATCCCTACAATGACCAGCATCAAATCATTGATTTTATCTCACAATCCAGTGGGAGGACCGATTCCAAAGTCATTCGGAAAACTGAATGAATTGCAAGTGTTGGAGCTAGAGGGCAATGATCTTTCCGGGAACAAACCAGTTGAGCTTGTTGATGCCAAGGAATTGACAACAATTTTGCTTTCAAAGAACAAGCTAAGTGGAAATTTCCCGAAGACGGTGATGAATCTGAAAAGGCTTCAGAATTTTAATGTGTCTAGGAACAGTATGAGCGGCAGGGTTCCCCATCATAATGCTGGTATTCCTGCATCTGCATTCAAAGATAATCCTGGTCTCTGTGGATCACCGCTTCCCCCTTGCAAATGCTCAATAAAGCACGAATTGACTTGCTGCAGGATTGAGGTGTTCAATACCATCCatcaaattgatatttga
- the LOC123199093 gene encoding MDIS1-interacting receptor like kinase 1: protein MSVPAWLLLFAESKTYWGDVEVLKEVKKSVDPKSVSPGSCLSSWDFSVDPCDNLFSEQFTCGFRCELVVAKLSRVTELSLDQAGYSGSLSSVSWNNLPYLETLDLSNNYFSGFIPDSLSNLTRLIRLAMSRNVFSGAIPASIGSLSSLEELYLDNNNLEGTIPASFNGLSSLKRLEIQSNKLTGEFPELGSLKNLYFLDASDNAISGQVPATLPSSLVQISMRNNKLEGTIPESFRFFPSLQVMDLSNNKLSDSVPFFLFNHPSLQQLTLSFNHFTSIQSPAVLTTVQSQLIAVDLSNNEIQGFLPLFMALMPTLSAVSLENNKFTGMIPTLYAIKVVMPGSGMAPFQRLLLGGNYLSGPIPGLFMGLQPGSANIRLADNCLYRCSFSFFFCQGADQKSLLECKRFSPGIP, encoded by the exons ATGTCTGTCCCTG CATGGTTGTTGCTCTTTGCTGAGTCAAAGACCTACTGGGGAGACGTTGAGGTTCTGAAAGAGGTGAAGAAATCGGTCGACCCCAAATCAGTGAGCCCTGGTTCGTGCTTGAGCTCCTGGGATTTCTCTGTTGATCCATGTGACAATCTTTTCAGTGAGCAATTCACTTGTGGGTTCAGGTGTGAGTTAGTGGTTGCCAAGTTAAGCCGGGTCACTGAACTCAGTCTTGACCAGGCGGGTTATTCTGGTTCATTGTCATCGGTATCTTGGAACAACCTTCCATATTTAGAAACCCTTGACCTCTCAAACAACTATTTCTCAGGGTTTATTCCTGACTCTTTGTCCAATCTAACTCGGTTGATTCGACTAGCCATGTCGAGAAATGTGTTTTCTGGAGCAATACCCGCCTCGATTGGCTCACTCTCTAGCTTGGAAGAGCTTTACCTTGATAACAACAACCTTGAAGGCACAATTCCTGCGAGTTTCAATGGCTTGTCTAGCTTGAAAAGGCTCGAAATTCAATCAAACAAGCTTACTGGTGAGTTTCCCGAGTTGGGTTCGCTCAAAAACCTTTACTTTTTAGATGCAAGTGACAATGCGATATCAGGACAAGTACCGGCAACATTACCAAGCTCTCTGGTTCAAATCTCCATGAGAAACAACAAGCTAGAAGGTACAATACCAGAAAGCTTCagattttttccttctttgcaGGTGATGGATCTGAGTAACAACAAACTCAGTGACTCAgttcccttttttcttttcaaccaTCCTTCTCTTCAACAACTCACTCTGTCATTCAACCATTTCACCTCCATACAATCGCCCGCCGTCTTAACCACCGTCCAGAGCCAGCTCATAGCCGTCGACTTAAGCAACAACGAGATTCAAGGATTTCTTCCTTTATTCATGGCTTTAATGCCAACCCTTTCAGCAGTTTCTCTAGAAAACAACAAGTTCACCGGAATGATACCAACCCTGTACGCGATCAAGGTAGTTATGCCCGGATCCGGAATGGCTCCATTCCAGAGGCTGTTGCTCGGAGGAAACTACTTGTCTGGACCCATACCCGGTCTGTTCATGGGGCTCCAACCGGGCTCTGCCAACATCAGGTTGGCTGATAATTGCTTGTACCGGtgctcattttctttcttcttttgtcaAGGTGCTGATCAGAAATCCTTATTGGAATGTAAGCGATTTAGCCCTGGAATTCCTTGA
- the LOC123199091 gene encoding uncharacterized protein LOC123199091 produces the protein MAAYAASLSSWIPEDDILLKNAVEAGASLEALAKGAVRFSRKFSIAELQHRWHSLLYDPVIAAEAAAHMAEFELSAANNEAKSIRSAACGDHSEAPQKRKAESVRRLYYALRKRTCTQSLNSCNLCFLASPNMSDGVGDGAAFQEHGSIHYETPVESSMLGDCVQNCFELQEMDIDYLHHGPQDNNFIKESLAHHSYEQENVHEDSAHVLGETSVGFENCPVVKGVEPSDALLEKDAPFHVLGYSSSQSRTPLWKTMEFNPTPEMPINMSHGDESQSSIEKYILADDMNEKRMVLPTNPEFDLGYLSDTLLNFGNEEELHFIDADNKKSIDKSFHDNINPTVLSSTNDIHEDNIPDVKEPHTCPVMLDGSNHAELEVIGEKSSISHDNQHNIFCSEVNVPSSTLIPNPPSHDLLDGEMFCTLNTEDKEIPGNDDFIPSKVVASLAPQTSYKGASALASSFDAQKDSEQKLGSTKKDNCSTQYFTASHTRVSDMFPGSNHNPRLCGTRDKSKSIDVNSRNSISRQVNTAHGDVSQYRSDFPAQTSLTHAKLKEKSLQTSSATDVLLHTKSSSTRNNIPEPEVNPSTLDPEAILHEEEYESDDHIPDFSDIESMILDLDLCPEELDTCFNTKVSRYQHDDTKKTIIRLEQCAQSCIQRAIGYQGALALLYGRHTKHYIKESEVILGRATDDVDVDIDLGREGRANKISRRQALIKLEEGGSFILRNLGRSSIFLNGKEITTGQGFSLSPNTLIQIRDLSFMFEIHQVNVRRYLANVTRTNLEKKAKFEWSNDGVP, from the exons ATGGCAGCTTATGCCGCTTCACTCTCTTCATGGATCCCGGAAGATGACATCCTGTTAAAGAACGCTGTTGAG GCGGGTGCTTCTCTGGAAGCACTTGCTAAAGGTGCAGTGAGGTTTTCCCGCAAGTTTTCAATAGCAGAATTGCAACATCGGTGGCATTCTCTCCTCTATGACCCTGTTATTGCTGCAGAGGCTGCTGCTCACATGGCAGAGTTTGAACTTTCTGCTGCTAATAATGAAGCAAAGTCAATTAGGTCTGCTGCTTGTGGGGACCATTCAGAGGCtcctcaaaaaagaaaagccGAGAGTGTTCGAAGACTGTATTATGCCTTGCGTAAAAGAACTTGTACCCAATCTTTAAACTCTTGCAATCTTTGTTTTTTGGCTTCACCAAACATGAGTGACGGTGTTGGAGATGGTGCTGCTTTTCAAGAGCATGGAAGCATTCACTATGAAACTCCAGTTGAAAGTTCCATGCTTGGAGATTGTGTGCAGAACTGTTTTGAGTTACAGGAAATGGATATAGATTACTTGCATCATGGGCCACaagataataatttcattaaagaGTCATTAGCGCATCACAGTTATGAGCAGGAAAATGTGCATGAAGATTCAGCACATGTTCTGGGAGAGACATCGGTTGGCTTTGAGAATTGCCCTGTTGTTAAGGGAGTGGAACCCTCAGATGCATTGCTAGAAAAGGATGCACCTTTTCACGTATTGGGATATTCATCTTCACAATCTAGGACACCTCTCTGGAAAACAATGGAGTTCAATCCAACACCTGAAATGCCTATCAATATGAGCCACGGAGATGAAAGTCAGAGTTCAATAGAGAAATATATACTTGCAGATGACATGAATGAGAAGAGAATGGTTTTACCTACCAACCCAGAATTTGATTTAGGTTATCTTTCAGACACCCTTCTAAACTTTGGGAATGAGGAGGAGCTTCATTTCATTGATGCagacaataaaaaatctattgaTAAGTCTTTCCATGATAATATTAATCCAACAGTATTGAGTTCTACTAATGACATCCATGAAGACAACATACCTGATGTTAAAGAACCTCATACATGCCCTGTGATGCTTGATGGTTCAAATCATGCTGAATTGGAGGTTATTGGTGAAAAATCAAGCATTAGTCATGACAATCAACATAATATTTTTTGCTCAGAAGTCAATGTACCATCGTCTACGTTAATACCCAATCCTCCATCTCATGACCTACTGGATGGGGAGATGTTCTGCACATTGAACACTGAGGACAAAGAAATTCCTGgcaatgatgattttattccaAGTAAAGTAGTTGCTTCTTTGGCTCCACAAACAAGTTATAAAGGGGCAAGTGCACTGGCTTCCTCATTTGATGCTCAAAAGGATAGTGAACAAAAGCTAGGAAGTACGAAGAAAGATAACTGTTCTACACAATATTTTACTGCTTCACACACAAGAGTGTCAGACATGTTTCCAGGATCCAATCACAACCCTCGACTTTGTGGTACCCGAGACAAATCCAAGTCCATTGATGTTAACAGTCGTAATAGTATCTCCAGACAGGTTAACACTGCACATGGAGATGTTAGCCAATACAGATCAGACTTTCCAGCCCAAACGTCTCTTACCCATGCAAAACTGAAGGAAAAATCGCTACAAACAAGTTCTGCTACAGATGTGCTATTACACACAAAATCTAGTTCCACTAGGAACAATATTCCTGAACCAGAAGTGAATCCCTCAACCTTAGATCCAGAAGCCATACTGCATGAGGAAGAATATGAGAGTGATGATCATATTCCAGACTTTTCTGATATTGAATCAATg ATACTGGATTTGGATTTGTGTCCAGAAGAACTTGATACATGTTTTAATACAAAAG TGTCAAGGTATCAACATGACGATACTAAGAAGACAATCATTAGATTGGAGCAATGTGCTCAATCTTGTATTCAAAGAGCTATTGGATACCAAGGGGCACTTGCCCTCTTGTATGGACGCCATACAAAGCATTATATCAAGGAAAGTGAG GTGATACTAGGCAGAGCAACGgatgatgttgatgttgatatTGACTTGGGAAGAGAAGGACGGGCCAACAAAATATCTAGACGACAG GCACTGATAAAGTTGGAAGAAGGTGGCTCCTTCATTTTGAGAAATCTTGGTAGGAGTTCTATATTTTTGAATGGCAAAGAAATTACTACAGGCCAGGGCTTCAGTCTAAGTCCAAATACTCTGATTCAG ATCAGGGATTTGTCATTCATGTTTGAAATACACCAAGTGAATGTGAGGCGATATCTGGCTAATGTCACGAGAACAAACTTAGAAAAAAAGGCCAAATTTGAATGGTCTAATGATGGGGTTCCATGA
- the LOC123199519 gene encoding ctenidin-3-like, with product MEISRGFGVLLILAAVLSSSLVHGVEESGNAAEVNASFNLEASWESNVTVVEDVRQRNSKSSRGVLTESGSNMHKGGASGGGGGGGGGGHKRKEGRGHGGGRGGGSGSGGGCGGGGGGGGVGVEEMVVDMDGAKEVVVGVEEEGGGGGGGGGGGGRGGGGGGGGWGWGGDNGGDNGKGGDCWIWGCGGRRGGVHKKSVKGKVGTPHN from the exons ATGGAGATTTCAAGAGGATTTGGAGTGCTTCTGATACTTGCAGCGGTGTTGAGCTCAAGTTTGGTTCATGGGGTTGAAGAAAGTGGTAATGCTGCTGAGGTCAATGCTAGTTTTAATTTGGAGGCTTCATGGGAAAGCAACGTTACTGTGGTTGAAGATGTAAGACAAAGAAACAGTAAATCATCTAGAGGAGTTTTAACTGAGAGCGGTAGTAACATGCACAAAGGCGGTGCTAGTGGAGGAGgcggtggaggtggaggtggag GGCACAAAAGAAAGGAGGGAAGAGGACACGGTGGAGGAAGAGGGGGTGGCAGCGGCAGTGGTGGTGGTTGTGGTGGAGGAGGAGGTGGGGGTGGGGTGGGGGTGGAGGAAATGGTAGTGGACATGGATGGGGCAAAGGAAGTGGTGGTGGGGGTGGAGGAGGAGGGAGGAGGTGgcggaggtggaggtggaggtggaggtcGAGGTGGAGGTGGGGGTGGTGGTGGTTGGGGATGGGGAGGAGATAACGGTGGAGACAACGGAAAAGGTGGTGATTGTTGGATTTGGGGATGTGGTGGCCGTCGTGGTGGTGTACACAAAAAATCAGTCAAGGGGAAAGTTGGTACTCCTCACAActaa
- the LOC123199520 gene encoding GATA transcription factor 5-like, producing MESMDPVTPYSMPYQTQSPHILPLHVSASIYLPAANTMPLLSSSSSSVEDMECVEAVLKTSLRKKMAPKSNPQPVSARFSAINTQYVEEDFVNGFFDFSNDDGFDEEAESKDINANNSVAPKQDEQMGENELEPIINFEDLGPVPGELVLPAHDVENLEWLSHFVEDSFNENSSTFTAVTSPVKEKGKVAESKPPALNAHFIAPVLAKARRSKRSRAGVRVWSVGSPASSDSFSSSSSGSSTPSSPWLFRSNAGSSNQEPKRQRKKSETGSNGAGSGPGPFFVRRCCHCGVLKTPQWRTGPLGAKSLCNACGVRYKSGRLLPEYRPASSPTFSSDKHSNHHRKVLEMRRKKGLADQLEPGYDSIPVRMY from the exons ATGGAATCCATGGACCCCGTCACACCTTATTCAATGCCTTACCAAACCCAGAGTCCTCATATCCTCCCACTCCATGTCTCTGCTTCCATTTATCTGCCTGCAGCCAACACCATGCCTCtgttatcttcttcttcttcttctgttgaG GATATGGAATGTGTTGAAGCCGTTTTGAAGACCAGCTTAAGGAAGAAAATGGCCCCAAAATCTAACCCTCAACCCGTTTCGGCTCGTTTCTCAGCAATCAATACCCAATATGTTGAAGAAGACTTTGTGAATGGCTTCTTTGACTTCTCGAACGACGACGGTTTTGATGAAGAAGCAGAGTCCAAAGATATAAACGCCAACAACTCTGTGGCACCGAAGCAAGATGAACAAATGGGTGAGAACGAATTGGAACCAATTATCAATTTTGAAGATTTGGGTCCCGTACCAGGCGAACTCGTCCTCCCG GCTCATGATGTTGAAAACCTTGAATGGTTGTCGCATTTCGTGGAGGATTCTTTCAACGAGAACTCTTCAACGTTCACCGCCGTGACTTCACCGgtgaaagagaaaggaaaagttGCTGAATCAAAACCACCGGCTTTGAATGCTCATTTCATTGCTCCGGTTCTAGCCAAGGCAAGAAGAAGCAAACGCTCAAGGGCTGGCGTACGAGTTTGGTCAGTTGGGTCACCTGCTTCATCGGACAGTTTTTCAAGTTCGTCTTCTGGCTCTTCGACCCCTTCAAGCCCTTGGCTTTTTCGCTCCAACGCAGGTTCATCAAATCAGGAACCCAAAAGGCAGAGGAAAAAATCTGAAACGGGTTCCAATGGAGCTGGGTCCGGGCCCGGGCCCTTTTTCGTAAGAAGGTGCTGCCATTGCGGTGTCCTAAAGACTCCACAGTGGAGGACGGGGCCGCTGGGAGCCAAGAGTCTTTGCAACGCATGCGGGGTCCGGTACAAGTCGGGGCGTCTCTTACCCGAATACCGACCGGCTAGTAGCCCGACCTTTTCCAGTGACAAGCACTCGAACCACCACCGGAAAGTGCTGGAGATGCGACGGAAAAAGGGATTAGCGGATCAGCTAGAACCCGGCTATGACAGCATTCCGGTCCGTATGTATTGA